The genomic segment TGTGGATCCAGATAATACAGACCGTGTTATTCGCTGCTGGCGCTCAGGTACTTTTATGCCAAAGCGTTTTTATTACGGCTGGATGCCCCCTCATCCCACTTTTTTTGTAAGACGAAAGATTTACGAGAAATACGGACTTTTCAACTTATCCCTAGGGTCTGCTGCTGACTATGAACTCATGCTCCGTTTTTTATTAAAACATAAAATTACAACAGCTTATATTCCTGAAGTCCTTGTAAAAATGCGGATCGGCGGGGTCAGTAATGCTTCTTTGAAAAACCGCATCAAGGCAAACCAAATGGACAGAATGGCCTGGAAGGTAAACGGACTAAAGCCATGGCCCTGGACACTCTGGGCAAAACCCTTGCGTAAAATCAGTCAGTTTATGACTTAAAATTAATAATAAATTGAAAGCTTGTGAGTGACTCAATAAGCATTTACTGCTATTTCAGACCTCAAAAATGAAAGGAAAATAATAATGCTGCCCCCCAAACTCCCTATCGGCATTCAATCCTTTGAAACCATGCGGGAACAGGATTATCTGTATGTGGATAAAACAGAGCATGTTTTCCGCATGGTCTCCGAGGGTATGTTTTATTTTCTTGCCAGACCCAGGAGGTTTGGAAAATCCCTGCTGGTTTCGGTTCTCAAATGCCTGTTCCAGGGAAGAAGGGAATTATTCAAAGGCTTATGGATTGACAGACATGGAAAATGGGAATGGAAACCTCATCCAGTACTTGTGATTGATTTCAGCGGCATACCCGGCAGCA from the Desulfonema limicola genome contains:
- a CDS encoding glycosyltransferase family 2 protein, producing MYKFSIITAVRNGEKTLHDCFRSILSQNYLPEHIIIDGASTDNTLQIIKKHQLKGFRYISEPDKGIYDAMNKGIKLADGDIIGILNADDFYANQDVLSKIARVFKNPDIDSCYGDLIYVDPDNTDRVIRCWRSGTFMPKRFYYGWMPPHPTFFVRRKIYEKYGLFNLSLGSAADYELMLRFLLKHKITTAYIPEVLVKMRIGGVSNASLKNRIKANQMDRMAWKVNGLKPWPWTLWAKPLRKISQFMT